Below is a window of Bifidobacterium asteroides DNA.
AGCAAAGGTCTTGTGGGGATAGATGACAACATGAACAGCTCGGATATAGAACGAAATATTTCTGCGGGCTGGACCATTAATACGGCTTTTTATAAGTATGATGTGCCTCGTCCTAAGGATCCGACGATCACGAAGATCGAGAATGATGCGAACAGTCCTTTGGATGCTTCGGGGAGCGTGTATACCAGCAGGCTTGCTCCGGTGGTCAGTGGTGAGTGCACGCCTTCCAGGGATGAGGCGCATCCCAACATGGTTGTTCTTTATGGGGAGGATCCTGCCAATCCCATCGGCGGCGGGCAGGGCCGGAATGATGACGCCTTGGCCAGAAGCGCGGACACGTGGGGGTTCAGGCTGGGCGAGGCCGAGTGCAAGGTCGATGCTGGCAGCAGGCAGGGGGCTCCTGGCAGGTACAGGACGACAATAAGCAGTATCCGGCGCCGGATCCCGGCAACAGGTTCAGCGGGTACCGGCGGTATCATGCCTGGGTGGTTGAATCCACCTCCGGGTTCGGTTTGACTTCTTTCTTCTCGAATGTCGGCACGGCTTATTTCGTTTCCATCGAGAATGCTCCGGATGCGGGCAAGCTCGCGGTCGCTGTGCCTCATACGGTGAACGGGAGCCTGCCTGCAGGTTCGGTCGTCGTGTTCAGGGGTGAGGCGTCGCCTGTGTATACGGCCTGGTCTTCGGGGGGCTGGGGATGGCTGGTTCGAAGATGGCTGTTTCGATGAAGCAGGGGGCCGCTTCGGGCTGGACCCCTCTGGTGACCGCCCCGGCCGATACCTTCCAGAGGGATGCGGCGGCCGGCACTGCTTCTTCTGTCTCGGATCCAGCGTCGGGTTCTGTGCTCAGGGTCGTCAAGACGGCGGCTTCCGCCTGGTCCTGGACGCTGAGCATCCCTGTTGACAGGTTCACCGGCTACAACGGCAGCGACGAGACGCAGACGTACGCCTTCCGGGTTAAGATGATCAACCCGATGAACGTCAGCTCGGAGCCGGCTTCGATCGAGCGGAAGGTGGACATGACCCCTACCACGCTGACCGTTGATCGCCATGACGTCTTCCAGGTGGCGGGCAGGGCCTATAAGTATGTGGACGGGGATGCGAAGGTTCCTGAAACCAAGGGGACCGTGGTGCGTATAACCTGGCCCGGCAATAGCAGTACGGATGTCACTGTGGGTGACCAGGGCTTGTGGCAGGCGGTTCCGCCTGAGGGCGTCAACAAGGGCGGGTTCACGGCGCAGGTGCTTTCCGATGATGCTGAGGGCGCTGACGCCCAGGGCAGGTTCCAAGGAGGAAACCAGTCAGCCGTCGTGTCGCAGACGCTGGAGTTCCGTCCTTCCAACTCGGCTTTGCCGTTGACGGGCGGGTGGCCCCTGGCCGTGTTCAGGATCCTGCTGCTGATGGCGCTTGGCCTGGTCGGCTTCGTGGCCTGCCTGAGGAACAAGCAGGAAAACCGCCACTGACTCCGGTAGCATCAGCCAGGGCCCGCCCCCATTTTCCAATTCCATGGAGATGAAGGCAGGCCCTGTTCTTAATACCTGTGCGCGAGATGGGACTCGAACCCACACGTCCGAAGACACAGGAACCTAAATCCTGCGCGGCTACCATTACGCCACTCGCGCCTGCTGCATACCTAACCCCTGCAAAGGGCAGCTGCCAAAAGAGCCACTTGACAGAATCGAACTGTCGACCTTCTCATTACGAGTGAGACGCTCTGCCAACTGAGCTAAAGTGGCCTTTGCCTTACCTCCGGGCTGGCCGGATGAAGACAGCAGGTTTCATCATACTGGATGCTCGGGATAAAAACGCCTTGGTCCTCGGGCCAAGGGTGTACAAGCTCCTTGACACAATAGGGGCATGGACCTCGATAATTTCTATGCCGTCATTCCGGCCGGTGGGGTGGGTACCCGGCTCTGGCCCCTGAGCCGCCAGGACCGGCCCAAGTTCCTCTATGATCTCCTGGGGTCAGGCAGAACAATGATCCAAGGCACCTTTGACCGGCTGGCCGGCATCTGCGGAGCGGACCATGTGGTCGTCTCCACAGGGCAGCGGCATGTGGCCCAGGTGCGTGAGCAGCTTCCGGAACTGGCTCCGGACGCGCTCTTCGCTGAGCCCGTTCCACGCGACTCCACGGCGGCCATAGCCCTGGCTACGGCTGTACTGGCTCAGCGACATGGCGGGGAGATCATCGTGGGCTCCTTCGCCGCAGACCATATCATCCGTGACGACAAGGCGTTCGCTGCCTCAGTGGGACAGGCGGTGGCGGCGGCCCGCGCCGGCTACGTGACCACCATCGGCATCGCCGCCTCCCGTCCTTCCACCGCCTTCGGCTACATCCACCAAGGTCCCTCCCTGGCCGATTGCATTCCCGGGGCCCCTGATGCCCGTCTGGTCAGCGAATTTGTCGAGAAGCCGGATGCCTCTACGGCACAGGCCTACCTGTCCACAGGAGAGTATCGCTGGAACGCAGGCATGTTTGTCATGCAGGCGCAGGTGCTTCTGGACTGCCTGCGTCGTTACAAGCCGGAGCTATACGCTGCGGTCATGGCCATCGCCCAGGTCTGGGACCAGGGTGAGCAGGCCCGCAGCGAGGCCATGGAGGAGCACTGGCCGGGCATCGAGAAGATCGCCTTTGACTATGCTGTGGCCGAGCCCCTATCGGCGGCCGGCGGTGTGGCGGTTGTTCCGGGGGGATTCGATTGGGATGACATCGGCGACTTCAATTCAGTGGCCGGCCTGCTTCCGTCATCCAACAGGCGCAACATCAAGATTCTGGGTGACGCTGACCGGGTCATGTATTTGGATTCAGCCGGAGACATGGTCGTGCCGGGCTCGGAACGCACGGTCGCCCTTCTCGGTGTGAATGACATGATCGTCGTCGATACTCCCGATGCTCTCCTGGTGGCCCCCCGGGCCCGCAGCCAGGAGGTCAAGGACATGGTGGCCAAGCTGGCCCAGTACGGTCGTGACGACATACTCTGACAGCGATTCGGCTCGGTTAAGAAGATTGACTGATTTTGTTGTCTTCTGTCTGCTTTTGTGAGTAGTTTGGGTTACAGAACCGGGTGCTCGGTAGAACGGGCATCACCTCATGAAAGGACCCAAATAACCATGGCCATCAATCCTCCAGTGGATGCTACCAGTACCAAGGCCTGGGCGGCCTTGCGCCAGCACTTCGACGACATGCAGCGCCAGGGGATCGATCTGCGCGCATGGTTCGCCAAGGACCCGCAGCGCACCGAAAAGCTGAGCTTCGAGCTGGGTGATCTCTATATTGATCTGTCCAAAAACCTGATTCGGCCCGAGACCCTGTCCCTGCTGGCCCAGCTGGGCCGCGAGGTCGGCCTTGAGGAGCGGATCGAAGCCATGTTCAATGGCGAGCACATCAACAACACCGAGGACAGGGCCGTTCTGCATACAGCCCTGCGCCGCCCCGAGGAGGATCGCGGCCGGCTGGTTGTGGACGGCCAGGATGTGGTGGGCGATGTCCGCGACACTCTTAAGCGCATCTATGCCTTTGCCGACCAGGTCCGCTCGGGCAGCTGGACCGGTCTGACCGGCAAACGGATCACCACCGTGGTCAACATTGGCATCGGCGGCTCCGACCTTGGCCCGGTCATGGCTTACGAGGCCCTGAAGCCCTATGCGGATGCGGGCATCAGCGCCCGCTATATCTCCAACATCGATCCCAACGATCTGGCCGAGAAGACGCGCGACCTGGATCCGGAGACCACGCTCTTCATCATCGTCTCCAAGACCTTCACGACCCTGGAAACACTGACCAACGCCCGCCAGGCCCGTGCCTGGCTCCTGAAGAGCCTAGGGGGGCGTGGCCTGCTGTCCAAGAACGGTGAGGACCTCTCAGCCGAGGCCATCCGCCGGCACTTCATCGCCGTCTCAACCGCCCTGGACAAGGTCCGCGACTTTGGCATCGATCCGGACAACGTCTTCGGTTTCTGGAACTGGGTCGGCGGACGGTACTCGGTGGATTCCGCCGTGGGCACCTCCTTGGCCATCACTATCGGACCGGACCGCTTCGAGGAGTTCCTCAAGGGCTTTAACACCGTGGATCGCTACTTCCGCGCCACTCCTCTGGATCGGAATGTAGTTGCCCTGATGGGCCTGCTCAACGTCTGGTATGTCAATTTCTTCGGCGCCCACTCCCACGCCGTGCTGCCCTACGACCAGTATCTGCACCGCTTCCCGGCCTATCTGCAGCAGCTGACCATGGAGTCCAACGGCAAGTCTGTGCGCTGGGACGGCACGCCAGTGACCAGCCTGACCGGCGAAATCTTCTGGGGGGAGCCGGGCACTAACGGCCAGCATGCCTTCTACCAGCTGATCCACCAGGGCACTCGCCTGATTCCCGCTGACTTCATCGCCTTTGCCAATACTCCCAATCCGGCCAAGGACGGCGACCAGGACGTGCATGAGCTCTTCCTGGCCAACTTCCTGGCCCAGACCAAGGCTCTGGCCTTCGGCAAAACCGCCGACGAGGTCCGCGCCGAAGGTACTCCGGAGGCCATCGTCCCGGCCCGGGTCTTCACCGGCAACCGCCCCACCACATCCATTTTCGGTGATGCGCTTACTCCGGCCGCCCTGGGCGAGCTGATCGCCCTCTACGAGCACATCACCCTGACCGAGGGCACAGTCTGGGGCATTGACTCCTTCGACCAGTGGGGCGTTGAGCTGGGCAAGAAGCTGGCCCGTGAAATTACGCCGGCCATCTCCCGGGACGACCAGGCGCTGGCCGAACAGGATCAGTCCACAAAGTCCCTGATCGCCTTCTACAGGGCCCATCGCCGCTGATGTTCAGCCGGGCCCTTGCAGGTCCGGCTCGTGGTATATTATCGGAGAGTTATTCGCCGGAAGGGCGGCTGCCGCATGGGCTCCCTTCCTTTCAGGTCCAGCCGGATGCTCCGGCGGATCGGCACCCCCGACGGCAGACCGTCGGGTTCCGTCCAGGATCGCCTCCTTTGGTGGTTGCGGTCCATGTCATGGGTCGATGTGCGGCGGCCATGGAGGAACAGCATGAACGCGATTCAGGAATTTGACGCCAGCCACATGAAGCCTGCGGAGCAGATCCCCGACTTCCGTCCTGGCGATACCGTCGAGGTCAACGTCAACATCACTGAGGGCAACAACTCCCGTATCCAGGCCTTCACGGGCGTAGTGATCGCCCGCCAGGGCGCCGGCGTGCGCGAGACCATCCTGGTGCGCAAGGTCAGCTTCGGCGTGGGCGTCGAGCGTCGCTTCCCTCTGCACTCTCCGCAGATTGACTCCATCAAGGTGCTGCGCCACGGCCGCGTCCGTCGCGCCAAGCTCTACTATCTGCGTGGGCTGCACGGCAAGGCCGCCCGCATTGTCGAACGGCGTGACAACAAGGCTGAGTCCAACAAGTAGGTTCGGTCCGGGCGATCCAGCCCAGGCCTGGCCGCTAACACCCGGGATGCAGTTCTCCCGGGTTTTTCCATGCTTGGGTGTGTACGCTATGAGGCATGCGGAATCTTTTGCGTGCGGGTTCCTGCTGATGACAAGGAGTGGATATGGTTTTTCGGGATGAGGAAGCGACCCCGTCGGGAATCCCGTACCCGGACGGCATACGGGCCACCTCAGCCCCAGTGCCGCCCCGCCATGCCTTAGACCGTCCCGGTGGACGTGGCTCCACCAAGGGCAGTCACCCACGGCTGGGCGAACGCGGTTTTCTACCCGAGTTTCTGTTCGAGCTAGTTGCCCTGTTGGCCGTCGTCGCCTTCCTGCGCATATTTTTGCTCAGCATCTACGTCATCCCCTCCGGTTCCATGGAGAACACCCTCGGCATCGGAGACAGAATTCTGACCACTCACAGGCTGACCAGATCCATGGTGGCCCCCCGTCGAGGGGATGTGGTGGTCTTCACCGACCCCGCTAACTGGCTAGGCGAAGAGTCCACGCCGAGCTTCCGCGGCAGTCACCTGGTCAAACGCCTGATCGGCATGCCCGGCGACACAGTGGCCTGCAAGGGTCATGGCGCCCCAGTCACCGTCAACGGCGTCGCCTTGGATGAGAGTTCCTACCTACGCCCAGGAGTGGAGCCCAGCTCCTTTGCCTTCAAGGTCAAGGTGGACCCTGGGTACGTCTTCGTCATGGGCGACAATCGCTCCAACTCCGCCGATTCCCGCCTGCACAAGGATGACGGCCACAATGGGCTGGTCCCCATGGAGAACATCAAGGGCACTGGTTTGCTGACTTATTACCCTGTGGGCAGCTGGAAGCTGCTCAACAACCAGCACAAGGTCTTCGACGCCGTGCCCGAACCGACGCAGGACTGAACCGGCTGTGAGGCGGATCCTGCCGACCCTGGCCACCGAGGCTGCTCTAGCTGAACAGGGAGCTGAGTATGTGCTGGGCCTTGATGAGGTCGGCCGCGGAGCCTTGGCGGGTCCGGCCATGGTCGGCGTGGTGGCGGTCCGGTCCGCTGACCTGCCCTGTCTGACGGTCCCTGACGGGGTGGCGGACTCCAAGATGCTGACCCCTGCGCGTCGGCTGGCCATATACCGTGATCTTGAGGACTGGGCTGCCGGCTGGGCGGTGGGGGCCTGCTCCAACCATGAGATCGACCACTGGGGCATCGTTCACGCCCTGGGCGTCGCCGCCCTGCGAGCACTGGCCGAATTGGAGCATGGGATGGACCTGGGGCCTGGCCGCCGGCTGGCCGCCATCCTTGACGGTCCCCACGACTACATCACCTTGGCCGCCGATAGTTTTGACGCACCCGACCTTCCGGTTCTGCCCAAGGTTTCCACACAGGTCGAGGGCGATGCCCACTGCGCCAGTGTGGCCTGCGCAGCGGTCATCGCCAAGGTCACCCGTGACCGGCTTATGGTTCGGCTGGCCGCCTCCGATCCAGCCCTGGCCCCATACCAGTGGGAGCGCAACAAGGGGTATGGGTCGCCTGGGCACCTGGAGGCCATTCGCCGTCTGGGGCCCAGTCGTCTGCACCGGGTCAGCTGGCATCTGCCCTCGTCCAGTCCCGGCAGGAGCTAATATCGGAACGGTCGACACGGCTATCGGAAGAAGGTCATATGCCCGCAGGCAGCGGCGGCAGTTCACGGTCCAAGCGCCCCTCCATGTTCGAGGTCGCCCGGCTGGCCGGAGTCTCCCACCAGACCGTGTCCAGAGTCATCAACAATTCCAAGGATGTCTCACCCGCTACCCGGATCAAAGTCCAGCAGGCCATCAGGAAGCTGGGCTACCGACCCAGCAACTCCGCGCGGGCACTGGCATCCAGCCGCAGCAGGACCATAGGTCTGGTGGCTGGCGGCGTCAGTCTCTTTGGGCCTGTCTCGTCGATTACGGCCATCGAGACCGTGGCTCGTTCCCATGGTTTGTTCATGTCGGTCATGATGGTGGACGAGTCGGCCTGCACTCTTAGGGGTTTCCAGGAGCTCTGCGGCACCTTCCTTGAGCAGAATGTGGATGCCTTCATTTTTCTGACGCCCACCGACACCATGTTCCAGGCTGCCTGCCAAACAGAGGTAGGTCAGCCCCGGGTCATCGTCACTTCTACGCATGGCATCACCAGCGTCGAGGAGGCCCTGGGTCGCAGGCGGGGCGACGGACGGATAGCCCTGACTGGAATCGACCAGTGGGGTGCCGTCCAGCGTCTGGCCAGGCTGCTGGTCTCCCGGGGCCATCGGCGGGTGCTGTACATGGCCGGTCCTTCGCAGTGGCGAGATGCGGCCACGCGACTGGCCTCCTGGAAGGTGGCATGCGCCCGCTGCCGCATTCGGACGGCCGTGGTCCATGCCCGCAGTTGGGAGGCGGGGGAGTCCTACATGCTGATGAACCATCTGATCGATCAGCGGGGCATGAGCGGCGCCTCCCTGCCCTCGGCTGTGGTCACTGCCAACGACAACCAGGCTGTGGGCGTGGCCCGGTCCCTGCAGGAGCACGGCATCCGCATTCCAGGGGACATAAGTCTGGTGGGTTTCGACGACGTTCCCACTGTGGATAATATGTTTCCGCCGCTAGCCACGGTTCGTCCCCGCTTCGAGGATCTGGGGGTGGCCACCATGCGGCAGGTTCTGGCTCTGCTCCACCAGGGCCAGCCGGTGGACTTTCCCGTCGCCCGTCATGGGGTGGGGCTTATCCAGGCGGATGTGGTTCCGCGTCGGTCGCTAGGCTACGCCGTCAAGCGGTTCTGACCCCTTCGGCCCGCATTTCCCCCGGGCTTGCCTGTCGCTTCGGTCTCGGATACAATCGGGACCAGATTATGTGAGCGTTAACATATCAGGCAAAGGAGCAGACATGGCGGTAGGCGAGCAAGGTGTCATCGTGAGCGAACTGGAGGAGGGCAAGACCAGTCTGGGCATCGAATTCGGTTCCACCCGCATCAAGGCTGTGTTGATCGACCATGACTACCGGACGCTGGCCACCGGGGACGTCGAGTGGGAGAACCGGCTGGAGGATGGCCTGTGGACCTACTCCATGGAACAGGTCCACCAGGGTCTGCAGGCGGCCTACTCGGCCATGGCCGAGGATGTCCTCCGCCGGTACGGAGTGACGCTGACCAGGATCGGCGCCATGGGGATATCGGCCATGATGCACGGCTATCTGGCCTTCGACAAGGACGGCCGGTTGCTGGTGCCCTTCCGCACCTGGCGCAACACCAACACCCGCCAGGCCCACGAGGCCCTGTCAAAGGCCTTCAGGATCAACATTCCCGAACGCTGGTCCATCGCCCACCTCTACCAGGCCATCCTGAACGGCGAGGAGCATGTGCCCAGGGTGGCCTACATCACCACGCTGGCCGGCTATATGCACTGGAGGCTCTCCGGCCGCAAGGTCATCGGCATCGGCGACGCTTCGGGCATGTTCCCCATCGATTCCTCCCGCAAGGAGTTCGATCAGAGCCTGCTGGACATCTTCTCCAAGCTGCCCCGGGTTCAGGCGCAGCCCTGGGACATCCACGACCTGCTGCCTGAGCCGCTGACCGCCGGCAGCCGGGCGGGCGCACTGACCTCCGAGGGCGCCGCCCTGCTGGATCCCAGCGGCCGGTTGCAGCCCGGCGTGCCCATGGCGCCGCCCGAGGGCGATGCTGGAACCGGCATGGTGGCGACCAACGCGGTCCGCCCCCGCACCGGGAACGTGTCTGCAGGCACGTCCATCTTTGCCATGGTGGTCCTGGAGCATCCCCTGCGCGATTTCCATCCCGAGGTGGATCCGGTTACCACCCCGGCTGGAGATCCGGCCGGCATGAGCCACGCCAACAATTTCACCTCGGATCTGAACGCCTGGGTGGGCTTGTTCGGAGACTTCGCCAAGGTGGTAGGCCTGGACCTGAAGGGGGATGCGCTCTACGCCGCATTGTTCAACCAGGCGCTCCGGGGTGACAAGGATGCCGGCGGGCTGATCAACTACTGCTTCTATTCCGGGGAGTTCCTGGCTGGCCTGGAGGAGGGCCGCCCGGTCTTTGCACGCGGCCCCGAGGGGCGGATGACCCTGGCCAACTTCATGCGGGCCCAGCTCTATTCGGCTTTCTCGCCGGTCACCATCGGCATGGATGTGATGACCCGCCAGGAACATGTCCAGGTGGATACCATGGTCGGTCACGGCGGCATCTTCGCCACCCCTGTGGTGGCTCAGCGGATCCTGGCGGCTGCCTTCAACGCCCCCATCAAGGTTATGTCTACAGCGGTCGAGGGGGGCGCATGGGGCATGGCCGTCCTGGCCGACTACCTGGGCCATGCCGACCAGACGCTGGCCGATTACCTGGACGCCAATGTCTTTGCGGGCGTTCAGTCCACTACAGAGCAGCCGAACCCGGCCGACGTGAAAGGCTTCAGAGCCTTCTTCGGCCGCTTCGCCAAGGGCCTGCCCATCGAACAGGCGGCCGTAAAGACCATTCCCTTGCAGGGATGAGGCAGGGAACGAAATAAACGTCAAGCGGCCGGATCAGCGGGATCGGGCCGGGAAAAGGAGTTGCAGAATGGTGTCCTTGGCTGATTATTCACCCCAGGTGCGCGACGAGGTGAAGCTGGTGCGCGAGCAAGTGGCCACCCTCCATGCGCAGCTGACCAGGTGGAATCTGGTGGTCTGGACGGCGGGCAACGTCTCGCAGCGTTTGCGTTCTGCCGATCTGATGGTCATCAAGCCCTCGGGGGTGCGCTATGAGCATCTGACCCCGGGATCCATGGTGGTTACCGATCTGGATGGCAATGTGGTTGACGGCGCCGAGGCCCCCTCCTCGGATACGCTGTCCCACGCCTATATCTACCGGCACATGCCCGAGGTCTACGGCGTGGTCCACACCCATTCCACCTATGCCACCGCCTGGGCGGCCACCGGCAGGGACATCCCCTGCGTGCTGACCATGATGGGCGACGAGTTCGGCGGTCCCGTTCCCGTGGGCCCCTTCGAGCTGATCGGTTCGGAAGCCATCGGCAAGGGTGTGGTCGACACCCTCAAGGGCCACCCCGGCTGCCCTGCCGTGCTCATGCGCAACCATGGGCCATTCACTGTGGGAGCCGATGCTGAGGCCGCGGTCAAGGCGGCCGCCATGACCGAGGAGGTGGCCCACACGGTCTGGGCGGCTGAGCAGATCGGCACGCCCAAGCCTATCGATCCGGCCGACATAGCCCGGCTCAACGACCGCTACCAACACGTCTATGGCCAGCGCTGAACCGGTCGGGCAATCACATCGCACAAACGCATAAGCAAAGGAGCAAGCATGAGCATGAAAAATCCATTCGAAGGCAAAGAGCTTTGGTTCGCCGTCGGTTCCCAGGACCTCTATGGCGAAGAGACCCTGCGCCAGGTGGGCGTTCAGGCTGCGGACATTGCCAAGTCCCTCAACGAATCCGGTCGCATCCCGGTCAAGCTGGTCCTGAAGCCCACACTGAAGGATTCTGATTCCATCCTGAACTTTATGGTCGAGGCCTCTTCGGACCCTGCCTGCATCGGCGTGGTGGCCTGGATGCACACCTTCAGCCCGGCCAAGATGTGGATCCGTGGCCTGGAGAGGCTGCGCAAGCCGCTCCTGCAGCTGAACACCCAGCACCATATGGAGATCCCCTGGGACACCATTGACATGGACTTCAT
It encodes the following:
- a CDS encoding mannose-1-phosphate guanylyltransferase, which produces MDLDNFYAVIPAGGVGTRLWPLSRQDRPKFLYDLLGSGRTMIQGTFDRLAGICGADHVVVSTGQRHVAQVREQLPELAPDALFAEPVPRDSTAAIALATAVLAQRHGGEIIVGSFAADHIIRDDKAFAASVGQAVAAARAGYVTTIGIAASRPSTAFGYIHQGPSLADCIPGAPDARLVSEFVEKPDASTAQAYLSTGEYRWNAGMFVMQAQVLLDCLRRYKPELYAAVMAIAQVWDQGEQARSEAMEEHWPGIEKIAFDYAVAEPLSAAGGVAVVPGGFDWDDIGDFNSVAGLLPSSNRRNIKILGDADRVMYLDSAGDMVVPGSERTVALLGVNDMIVVDTPDALLVAPRARSQEVKDMVAKLAQYGRDDIL
- the pgi gene encoding glucose-6-phosphate isomerase, with protein sequence MAINPPVDATSTKAWAALRQHFDDMQRQGIDLRAWFAKDPQRTEKLSFELGDLYIDLSKNLIRPETLSLLAQLGREVGLEERIEAMFNGEHINNTEDRAVLHTALRRPEEDRGRLVVDGQDVVGDVRDTLKRIYAFADQVRSGSWTGLTGKRITTVVNIGIGGSDLGPVMAYEALKPYADAGISARYISNIDPNDLAEKTRDLDPETTLFIIVSKTFTTLETLTNARQARAWLLKSLGGRGLLSKNGEDLSAEAIRRHFIAVSTALDKVRDFGIDPDNVFGFWNWVGGRYSVDSAVGTSLAITIGPDRFEEFLKGFNTVDRYFRATPLDRNVVALMGLLNVWYVNFFGAHSHAVLPYDQYLHRFPAYLQQLTMESNGKSVRWDGTPVTSLTGEIFWGEPGTNGQHAFYQLIHQGTRLIPADFIAFANTPNPAKDGDQDVHELFLANFLAQTKALAFGKTADEVRAEGTPEAIVPARVFTGNRPTTSIFGDALTPAALGELIALYEHITLTEGTVWGIDSFDQWGVELGKKLAREITPAISRDDQALAEQDQSTKSLIAFYRAHRR
- the rplS gene encoding 50S ribosomal protein L19, coding for MNAIQEFDASHMKPAEQIPDFRPGDTVEVNVNITEGNNSRIQAFTGVVIARQGAGVRETILVRKVSFGVGVERRFPLHSPQIDSIKVLRHGRVRRAKLYYLRGLHGKAARIVERRDNKAESNK
- the lepB gene encoding signal peptidase I translates to MVFRDEEATPSGIPYPDGIRATSAPVPPRHALDRPGGRGSTKGSHPRLGERGFLPEFLFELVALLAVVAFLRIFLLSIYVIPSGSMENTLGIGDRILTTHRLTRSMVAPRRGDVVVFTDPANWLGEESTPSFRGSHLVKRLIGMPGDTVACKGHGAPVTVNGVALDESSYLRPGVEPSSFAFKVKVDPGYVFVMGDNRSNSADSRLHKDDGHNGLVPMENIKGTGLLTYYPVGSWKLLNNQHKVFDAVPEPTQD
- a CDS encoding ribonuclease HII, which gives rise to MRRILPTLATEAALAEQGAEYVLGLDEVGRGALAGPAMVGVVAVRSADLPCLTVPDGVADSKMLTPARRLAIYRDLEDWAAGWAVGACSNHEIDHWGIVHALGVAALRALAELEHGMDLGPGRRLAAILDGPHDYITLAADSFDAPDLPVLPKVSTQVEGDAHCASVACAAVIAKVTRDRLMVRLAASDPALAPYQWERNKGYGSPGHLEAIRRLGPSRLHRVSWHLPSSSPGRS
- a CDS encoding LacI family DNA-binding transcriptional regulator produces the protein MPAGSGGSSRSKRPSMFEVARLAGVSHQTVSRVINNSKDVSPATRIKVQQAIRKLGYRPSNSARALASSRSRTIGLVAGGVSLFGPVSSITAIETVARSHGLFMSVMMVDESACTLRGFQELCGTFLEQNVDAFIFLTPTDTMFQAACQTEVGQPRVIVTSTHGITSVEEALGRRRGDGRIALTGIDQWGAVQRLARLLVSRGHRRVLYMAGPSQWRDAATRLASWKVACARCRIRTAVVHARSWEAGESYMLMNHLIDQRGMSGASLPSAVVTANDNQAVGVARSLQEHGIRIPGDISLVGFDDVPTVDNMFPPLATVRPRFEDLGVATMRQVLALLHQGQPVDFPVARHGVGLIQADVVPRRSLGYAVKRF
- a CDS encoding xylulokinase, with amino-acid sequence MAVGEQGVIVSELEEGKTSLGIEFGSTRIKAVLIDHDYRTLATGDVEWENRLEDGLWTYSMEQVHQGLQAAYSAMAEDVLRRYGVTLTRIGAMGISAMMHGYLAFDKDGRLLVPFRTWRNTNTRQAHEALSKAFRINIPERWSIAHLYQAILNGEEHVPRVAYITTLAGYMHWRLSGRKVIGIGDASGMFPIDSSRKEFDQSLLDIFSKLPRVQAQPWDIHDLLPEPLTAGSRAGALTSEGAALLDPSGRLQPGVPMAPPEGDAGTGMVATNAVRPRTGNVSAGTSIFAMVVLEHPLRDFHPEVDPVTTPAGDPAGMSHANNFTSDLNAWVGLFGDFAKVVGLDLKGDALYAALFNQALRGDKDAGGLINYCFYSGEFLAGLEEGRPVFARGPEGRMTLANFMRAQLYSAFSPVTIGMDVMTRQEHVQVDTMVGHGGIFATPVVAQRILAAAFNAPIKVMSTAVEGGAWGMAVLADYLGHADQTLADYLDANVFAGVQSTTEQPNPADVKGFRAFFGRFAKGLPIEQAAVKTIPLQG
- a CDS encoding L-ribulose-5-phosphate 4-epimerase; translated protein: MVSLADYSPQVRDEVKLVREQVATLHAQLTRWNLVVWTAGNVSQRLRSADLMVIKPSGVRYEHLTPGSMVVTDLDGNVVDGAEAPSSDTLSHAYIYRHMPEVYGVVHTHSTYATAWAATGRDIPCVLTMMGDEFGGPVPVGPFELIGSEAIGKGVVDTLKGHPGCPAVLMRNHGPFTVGADAEAAVKAAAMTEEVAHTVWAAEQIGTPKPIDPADIARLNDRYQHVYGQR